A genomic stretch from Anas platyrhynchos isolate ZD024472 breed Pekin duck chromosome 25, IASCAAS_PekinDuck_T2T, whole genome shotgun sequence includes:
- the HYLS1 gene encoding centriolar and ciliogenesis-associated protein HYLS1 isoform X2, whose protein sequence is MGKGSAALPSRPFGRLKAGGGWGPATAAARGREQLGGGRIQPAQQKPWRTHREQKEPIAAPWSPGNSRRLAMKRKVLRRRPDGGVEVSDESVISTWDTSDEVWSLRQKMCQLSTGPEDSLSEGEIETSSSSLEESSLEPYCHRQTPGDGPPFLLRVLQDSPTSQYTATAGPPKSFIPPRLEALGRNRGKTDRVAKYFEYKREWERFHVPGEDQRKDLRWGIREQMLDRPGLPSRPQRTYVPNAYTVPTDKKRAALRWEVRWDLANGLIPRKNTFF, encoded by the exons ATGGGAAAGGGCAGTGCGGCCCTCCCGTCCCGCCCCTTCGGCCGTTTGAAGGCGGGCGGCGGTTGGGGACCGGCAACGGCTGCGGCGCGAGGACGGGAGCAGCTGGGGGGCGGCAG GATCCAGCCAGCCCAGCAGAAACCATGGAGAACACACAGGGAGCAGAAAG AGCCCATTGCCGCACCGTGGTCCCCTGGGAACTCAAGAAGGCTGGCAATGAAGAGGAAGGTGCTGCGGCGGAGACCTGATGGAGGAGTTGAGGTCTCCGACGAGTCAGTCATCAGCACATGGGACACCAGTGATGAGGTCTGGAGCCTGAGACAGAAAATGTGTCAGCTGAGCACTGGCCCAGAAGACAGCCTTTCTGAGGGAGAAATTGAgacaagcagcagctcccttGAAGAGTCCTCCCTGGAGCCTTACTGTCACCGACAGACCCCTGGGGATGGTCCCCCCTTTCTTCTCAGGGTCCTCCAGGACTCTCCCACCTCTCAGTACACAGCCACAGCAGGACCACCCAAGTCCTTCATTCCACCAAGGTTAGAAGCACTGGGCCGAAACCGTGGCAAAACTGATCGGGTTGCCAAGTACTTTGAATACAAGCGAGAGTGGGAGAGGTTCCATGTGCCAGGCGAGGACCAGCGGAAGGACTTGCGCTGGGGCATTCGGGAGCAGATGCTCGACCGGCCTGGCCTCCCCAGCAGGCCGCAGCGCACCTACGTCCCCAATGCCTACACGGTGCCCACAGACAAGAAGAGAGCTGCCCTGCGCTGGGAGGTGCGCTGGGACCTGGCCAACGGCCTCATCCCCcgaaaaaacacctttttctga
- the PUS3 gene encoding tRNA pseudouridine(38/39) synthase isoform X1, whose protein sequence is MNIPFREHSRGGRGGSRRAGASGSAAPAPAPAPAPIAAAVQDLRSYQLLIKTPRDALTMADGSGATDREQLLKRVQDLEEEVKRLQEKLFEGKESTVAKDTVSASRKHRKQQQRPFDFSAYSRRHVALKIAYLGWGYQGFASQENTSNTIEEKLFEALKKTRLVDDRQTSNYHRCGRTDKGVSAFGQVRMDSQAPVWGAWDGDSMALVMNGDELGAQYMAVQVISLDLRSNLSEGKKLNGCKGNSEGKNSKSEEELCYTHILNRVLPPDIRVLAWSPVEPDFSARFSCLRRTYRYFFPCADLDVALMHAAAQRYVGTHDFRNLCKMDVANGVINFQRTILSAQVMWVDRGAETGLRDPFRLCQFEVTGQAFLYHQVRCMMAILFLIGQRMESPEIIDELLDVEKNPRKPQYSMAVEFPLVLYDCEFENIQWIYDREVQEFNVTHLQQLWASHAVKTQVLHNMLQGLDAAPVAAGKGPGDVTATVLWGDLKPPVQNQASSFMEGVKARTYKPLLERPKCEGLESRIQHCLRRGRSQAAERAAKRLCTTGGPELASPTSDS, encoded by the exons ATGAATATTCCATTTCGTGAACATTCACGAGGCGGGAGGGGCGGCTCACGCCGGGCGGGCGCTTCCGGGTcagcggcaccggcaccggcaccggcaccggcaccgatAGCGGCAGCAGTGCAG GACCTGAGGAGCTACCAGCTACTGATTAAAACTCCAAGGGACGCACTCACTATGGCAGATGGGAGTGGGGCTACTGATCGAGAGCAGCTCCTGAAGAGGGTGCAGGacttggaggaggaggtgaagcGACTGCAGGAAAAGCTGTTTGAGGGCAAGGAGAGCACTGTGGCAAAAGACACTGTTTCAGCCTCCAGGAAAcacaggaagcagcagcagcgaccATTTGATTTCAGCGCCTACAGCCGCAGGCACGTGGCACTGAAGATTGCTTACCTCGGCTGGGGGTACCAAGGCTTTGCCAGCCAGGAGAACACCAGCAACACAATTGAAGAGAAGTTGTTCGAAGCCTTGAAGAAGACGCGTCTGGTAGATGACAGACAGACCTCCAACTATCACCGCTGTGGGCGGACAGACAAAGGAGTCAGTGCCTTTGGGCAGGTCAGGATGGATTCACAAGCTCCAGTGTGGGGAGCTTGGGATGGAGATTCTATGGCATTAGTGATGAATGGTGATGAGCTTGGTGCTCAGTACATGGCAGTGCAG GTGATTTCCCTAGATCTCCGCTCAAACCTGTCAGAGGGGAAGAAACTAAATGGTTGCAAGGGTAActcagaagggaaaaacagtAAATCAGAGGAAGAGCTCTGCTACACCCATATTCTGAACAGGGTGCTCCCACCAGATATCCGTGTGCTGGCCTGGTCCCCTGTGGAGCCTGACTTCAGCGCGCGGTTCAGCTGCCTCAGGAGGACCTACCGCTACTTCTTTCCCTGCGCGGACCTGGACGTGGCCCTCATGCACGCTGCCGCCCAGAGGTATGTGGGGACACATGATTTCCGTAACCTGTGTAAAATGGACGTGGCCAACGGTGTGATCAACTTCCAGAGAACAATTCTCAGTGCCCAGGTGATGTGGGTGGACAGGGGAGCTGAAACTGGGCTGCGGGACCCTTTTCGACTATGCCAGTTTGAGGTGACAGGACAAGCATTCCTCTACCACCAAGTGCGCTGCATGATGGCCATCCTTTTCCTGATCGGACAGAGGATGGAGAGCCCAGAAATCATTGACGAGCTGCTGGATGTAGAGAAGAACCCCCGAAAACCACAGTACAG CATGGCCGTGGAGTTTCCCCTGGTCCTGTATGACTGTGAGTTTGAGAACATTCAGTGGATCTATGACCGGGAGGTACAGGAGTTCAATGTTacccacctgcagcagctctgggccAGCCACGCAGTCAAAACTCAAGTGCTGCATAACATGTTACAAGGCCTGGATGCTGCTccagtggctgcagggaaag GACCAGGGGATGTCACTGCTACTGTCCTTTGGGGAGATCTGAAACCTCCAGTGCAAAACCAGGCCAGCAGCTTCATGGAAGGCGTCAAAGCCCGTACATACAAGCCCTTACTGGAGCGGCCCAAGTGCGAGGGGCTGGAGTCCCGCATCCAGCACTGCCTGCGGAGGGGCCGCAGCCAGGCTGCTGAGCGGGCTGCCAAGCGGCTCTGCACCACGGGAGGCCCGGAGCTCGCCTCACCAACCAGTGACTCCTGA
- the HYLS1 gene encoding centriolar and ciliogenesis-associated protein HYLS1 isoform X3, with amino-acid sequence MENTQGAERYGWATLSYEEQQGSSESWRVPPRCDPYTVATGLKPALPAFAEPIAAPWSPGNSRRLAMKRKVLRRRPDGGVEVSDESVISTWDTSDEVWSLRQKMCQLSTGPEDSLSEGEIETSSSSLEESSLEPYCHRQTPGDGPPFLLRVLQDSPTSQYTATAGPPKSFIPPRLEALGRNRGKTDRVAKYFEYKREWERFHVPGEDQRKDLRWGIREQMLDRPGLPSRPQRTYVPNAYTVPTDKKRAALRWEVRWDLANGLIPRKNTFF; translated from the coding sequence ATGGAGAACACACAGGGAGCAGAAAGGTATGGATGGGCCACTCTGAGCTATGAGGAGCAGCAAGGCAGCAGTGAGAGCTGGAGAGTACCCCCCCGCTGTGACCCCTACACTGTGGCCACGGGGCTGAAGCCAGCCCTTCCTGCATTTGCAGAGCCCATTGCCGCACCGTGGTCCCCTGGGAACTCAAGAAGGCTGGCAATGAAGAGGAAGGTGCTGCGGCGGAGACCTGATGGAGGAGTTGAGGTCTCCGACGAGTCAGTCATCAGCACATGGGACACCAGTGATGAGGTCTGGAGCCTGAGACAGAAAATGTGTCAGCTGAGCACTGGCCCAGAAGACAGCCTTTCTGAGGGAGAAATTGAgacaagcagcagctcccttGAAGAGTCCTCCCTGGAGCCTTACTGTCACCGACAGACCCCTGGGGATGGTCCCCCCTTTCTTCTCAGGGTCCTCCAGGACTCTCCCACCTCTCAGTACACAGCCACAGCAGGACCACCCAAGTCCTTCATTCCACCAAGGTTAGAAGCACTGGGCCGAAACCGTGGCAAAACTGATCGGGTTGCCAAGTACTTTGAATACAAGCGAGAGTGGGAGAGGTTCCATGTGCCAGGCGAGGACCAGCGGAAGGACTTGCGCTGGGGCATTCGGGAGCAGATGCTCGACCGGCCTGGCCTCCCCAGCAGGCCGCAGCGCACCTACGTCCCCAATGCCTACACGGTGCCCACAGACAAGAAGAGAGCTGCCCTGCGCTGGGAGGTGCGCTGGGACCTGGCCAACGGCCTCATCCCCcgaaaaaacacctttttctga
- the PUS3 gene encoding tRNA pseudouridine(38/39) synthase isoform X4: MNIPFREHSRGGRGGSRRAGASGSAAPAPAPAPAPIAAAVQDLRSYQLLIKTPRDALTMADGSGATDREQLLKRVQDLEEEVKRLQEKLFEGKESTVAKDTVSASRKHRKQQQRPFDFSAYSRRHVALKIAYLGWGYQGFASQENTSNTIEEKLFEALKKTRLVDDRQTSNYHRCGRTDKGVSAFGQVRMDSQAPVWGAWDGDSMALVMNGDELGAQYMAVQVISLDLRSNLSEGKKLNGCKGNSEGKNSKSEEELCYTHILNRVLPPDIRVLAWSPVEPDFSARFSCLRRTYRYFFPCADLDVALMHAAAQSMAVEFPLVLYDCEFENIQWIYDREVQEFNVTHLQQLWASHAVKTQVLHNMLQGLDAAPVAAGKGPGDVTATVLWGDLKPPVQNQASSFMEGVKARTYKPLLERPKCEGLESRIQHCLRRGRSQAAERAAKRLCTTGGPELASPTSDS, translated from the exons ATGAATATTCCATTTCGTGAACATTCACGAGGCGGGAGGGGCGGCTCACGCCGGGCGGGCGCTTCCGGGTcagcggcaccggcaccggcaccggcaccggcaccgatAGCGGCAGCAGTGCAG GACCTGAGGAGCTACCAGCTACTGATTAAAACTCCAAGGGACGCACTCACTATGGCAGATGGGAGTGGGGCTACTGATCGAGAGCAGCTCCTGAAGAGGGTGCAGGacttggaggaggaggtgaagcGACTGCAGGAAAAGCTGTTTGAGGGCAAGGAGAGCACTGTGGCAAAAGACACTGTTTCAGCCTCCAGGAAAcacaggaagcagcagcagcgaccATTTGATTTCAGCGCCTACAGCCGCAGGCACGTGGCACTGAAGATTGCTTACCTCGGCTGGGGGTACCAAGGCTTTGCCAGCCAGGAGAACACCAGCAACACAATTGAAGAGAAGTTGTTCGAAGCCTTGAAGAAGACGCGTCTGGTAGATGACAGACAGACCTCCAACTATCACCGCTGTGGGCGGACAGACAAAGGAGTCAGTGCCTTTGGGCAGGTCAGGATGGATTCACAAGCTCCAGTGTGGGGAGCTTGGGATGGAGATTCTATGGCATTAGTGATGAATGGTGATGAGCTTGGTGCTCAGTACATGGCAGTGCAG GTGATTTCCCTAGATCTCCGCTCAAACCTGTCAGAGGGGAAGAAACTAAATGGTTGCAAGGGTAActcagaagggaaaaacagtAAATCAGAGGAAGAGCTCTGCTACACCCATATTCTGAACAGGGTGCTCCCACCAGATATCCGTGTGCTGGCCTGGTCCCCTGTGGAGCCTGACTTCAGCGCGCGGTTCAGCTGCCTCAGGAGGACCTACCGCTACTTCTTTCCCTGCGCGGACCTGGACGTGGCCCTCATGCACGCTGCCGCCCAGAG CATGGCCGTGGAGTTTCCCCTGGTCCTGTATGACTGTGAGTTTGAGAACATTCAGTGGATCTATGACCGGGAGGTACAGGAGTTCAATGTTacccacctgcagcagctctgggccAGCCACGCAGTCAAAACTCAAGTGCTGCATAACATGTTACAAGGCCTGGATGCTGCTccagtggctgcagggaaag GACCAGGGGATGTCACTGCTACTGTCCTTTGGGGAGATCTGAAACCTCCAGTGCAAAACCAGGCCAGCAGCTTCATGGAAGGCGTCAAAGCCCGTACATACAAGCCCTTACTGGAGCGGCCCAAGTGCGAGGGGCTGGAGTCCCGCATCCAGCACTGCCTGCGGAGGGGCCGCAGCCAGGCTGCTGAGCGGGCTGCCAAGCGGCTCTGCACCACGGGAGGCCCGGAGCTCGCCTCACCAACCAGTGACTCCTGA
- the RPUSD4 gene encoding pseudouridylate synthase RPUSD4, mitochondrial: MAAGGGALWRRRAAALSRAARSVCGRAAGAERLAGRLRARRREEEEEKKREVPGNPARRRARELAALQRVHPNVLARVLKQGAVYQDEEVVVLNKPYGLPVHGGPGIKNCITDVLPILAKMLENMRAETLHLCHRLDKETTGVMVLARSKEAADRIRLLFKTRQVEKIYWAISVGHPDPAEGIVEIPVVEKEVQSHQPHYKMTLAPNYRLSPEDGKVLKTRKNRSAETAVTRYRILASSSACSLLELQPITGVKHQIRVHLAYGLGCPILGDHKYSHWNKLAPQKLPEITLRRLKLEQSQARHLPLHLHAQRLSLPLGASGGKRIDLVCEPPVFFHRTLRKLELDIDKN, translated from the exons atggcggcgggcggcggggcgctgtGGCGCCGGCGAGCGGCCGCCCTGAGCCGGGCCGCGCGCTCCGTctgcgggcgggcggcgggggcggaGCGGCTGGCGGGGCGGCTGCGGGCGCggcggagggaggaggaggaggagaagaagcgGGAG GTGCCCGGGAACCCGGCGCGGAGACGGGCCCGAGAGCTGGCCGCGCTGCAGCGGGTGCACCCCAACGTGTTGGCCAGAGTGCTGAAGCAGGGAGCCGTGTACCAGGAcgaggaggtggtggtgctCAACAAGCCCTATGGCCTCCCCGTGCACG GTGGCCCTGGAATCAAGAACTGTATCACTGATGTGCTGCCAATTTTGGCCAAGATGCTGGAAAACATGAGAGCTGAAACCCTGCACCTGTGTCATCGGCTGGACAAAGAGACCACAGGTGTCATGGTACTGGCACGGAGCAAGGAGGCAGCAGACAGGATCCGACTCCTCTTCAAAACTCGCCAAGTGGAGAAGATATACTG GGCAATTAGCGTAGGGCACCCCGACCCTGCTGAGGGCATTGTGGAAATCCCtgtggtggagaaggaggtgcaGAGCCACCAGCCACACTACAAA ATGACACTGGCTCCAAACTACCGCCTGTCTCCTGAGGATGGGAAGGTGCTGAAAACTCGCAAGAATCGCAGTGCAGAAACTGCTGTGACACGGTACCGCATTCTGGCTAGCTCATctgcctgctctctgctggAGCTCCAGCCCATCACAG GAGTGAAGCACCAGATCCGGGTTCATCTGGCTTATGGGCTGGGGTGTCCAATACTGGGGGATCACAAATACTCACACTGGAACAAGCTGGCACCCCAG AAGCTTCCTGAAATCACCCTGAGgaggctgaagctggagcagagccaggCTCGCCACCTCCCCCTGCACCTCCATGCCCAGCGCCTCTCCCTGCCACTGGGTGCCAGTGGGGGCAAGCGGATAGACCTCGTTTGTGAGCCACCTGTCTTCTTTCACAGGACATTGAGGAAGCTGGAGCTGGACATTGATAAAAACTAG
- the HYLS1 gene encoding centriolar and ciliogenesis-associated protein HYLS1 isoform X1, whose translation MQHLSFDCVAGPELLQDPASPAETMENTQGAERYGWATLSYEEQQGSSESWRVPPRCDPYTVATGLKPALPAFAEPIAAPWSPGNSRRLAMKRKVLRRRPDGGVEVSDESVISTWDTSDEVWSLRQKMCQLSTGPEDSLSEGEIETSSSSLEESSLEPYCHRQTPGDGPPFLLRVLQDSPTSQYTATAGPPKSFIPPRLEALGRNRGKTDRVAKYFEYKREWERFHVPGEDQRKDLRWGIREQMLDRPGLPSRPQRTYVPNAYTVPTDKKRAALRWEVRWDLANGLIPRKNTFF comes from the exons ATGCAGCACTTGAGTTTTGACTGCGTGGCTggcccagagctgctgcag GATCCAGCCAGCCCAGCAGAAACCATGGAGAACACACAGGGAGCAGAAAGGTATGGATGGGCCACTCTGAGCTATGAGGAGCAGCAAGGCAGCAGTGAGAGCTGGAGAGTACCCCCCCGCTGTGACCCCTACACTGTGGCCACGGGGCTGAAGCCAGCCCTTCCTGCATTTGCAGAGCCCATTGCCGCACCGTGGTCCCCTGGGAACTCAAGAAGGCTGGCAATGAAGAGGAAGGTGCTGCGGCGGAGACCTGATGGAGGAGTTGAGGTCTCCGACGAGTCAGTCATCAGCACATGGGACACCAGTGATGAGGTCTGGAGCCTGAGACAGAAAATGTGTCAGCTGAGCACTGGCCCAGAAGACAGCCTTTCTGAGGGAGAAATTGAgacaagcagcagctcccttGAAGAGTCCTCCCTGGAGCCTTACTGTCACCGACAGACCCCTGGGGATGGTCCCCCCTTTCTTCTCAGGGTCCTCCAGGACTCTCCCACCTCTCAGTACACAGCCACAGCAGGACCACCCAAGTCCTTCATTCCACCAAGGTTAGAAGCACTGGGCCGAAACCGTGGCAAAACTGATCGGGTTGCCAAGTACTTTGAATACAAGCGAGAGTGGGAGAGGTTCCATGTGCCAGGCGAGGACCAGCGGAAGGACTTGCGCTGGGGCATTCGGGAGCAGATGCTCGACCGGCCTGGCCTCCCCAGCAGGCCGCAGCGCACCTACGTCCCCAATGCCTACACGGTGCCCACAGACAAGAAGAGAGCTGCCCTGCGCTGGGAGGTGCGCTGGGACCTGGCCAACGGCCTCATCCCCcgaaaaaacacctttttctga
- the PUS3 gene encoding tRNA pseudouridine(38/39) synthase isoform X3, with product MADGSGATDREQLLKRVQDLEEEVKRLQEKLFEGKESTVAKDTVSASRKHRKQQQRPFDFSAYSRRHVALKIAYLGWGYQGFASQENTSNTIEEKLFEALKKTRLVDDRQTSNYHRCGRTDKGVSAFGQVRMDSQAPVWGAWDGDSMALVMNGDELGAQYMAVQVISLDLRSNLSEGKKLNGCKGNSEGKNSKSEEELCYTHILNRVLPPDIRVLAWSPVEPDFSARFSCLRRTYRYFFPCADLDVALMHAAAQRYVGTHDFRNLCKMDVANGVINFQRTILSAQVMWVDRGAETGLRDPFRLCQFEVTGQAFLYHQVRCMMAILFLIGQRMESPEIIDELLDVEKNPRKPQYSMAVEFPLVLYDCEFENIQWIYDREVQEFNVTHLQQLWASHAVKTQVLHNMLQGLDAAPVAAGKGPGDVTATVLWGDLKPPVQNQASSFMEGVKARTYKPLLERPKCEGLESRIQHCLRRGRSQAAERAAKRLCTTGGPELASPTSDS from the exons ATGGCAGATGGGAGTGGGGCTACTGATCGAGAGCAGCTCCTGAAGAGGGTGCAGGacttggaggaggaggtgaagcGACTGCAGGAAAAGCTGTTTGAGGGCAAGGAGAGCACTGTGGCAAAAGACACTGTTTCAGCCTCCAGGAAAcacaggaagcagcagcagcgaccATTTGATTTCAGCGCCTACAGCCGCAGGCACGTGGCACTGAAGATTGCTTACCTCGGCTGGGGGTACCAAGGCTTTGCCAGCCAGGAGAACACCAGCAACACAATTGAAGAGAAGTTGTTCGAAGCCTTGAAGAAGACGCGTCTGGTAGATGACAGACAGACCTCCAACTATCACCGCTGTGGGCGGACAGACAAAGGAGTCAGTGCCTTTGGGCAGGTCAGGATGGATTCACAAGCTCCAGTGTGGGGAGCTTGGGATGGAGATTCTATGGCATTAGTGATGAATGGTGATGAGCTTGGTGCTCAGTACATGGCAGTGCAG GTGATTTCCCTAGATCTCCGCTCAAACCTGTCAGAGGGGAAGAAACTAAATGGTTGCAAGGGTAActcagaagggaaaaacagtAAATCAGAGGAAGAGCTCTGCTACACCCATATTCTGAACAGGGTGCTCCCACCAGATATCCGTGTGCTGGCCTGGTCCCCTGTGGAGCCTGACTTCAGCGCGCGGTTCAGCTGCCTCAGGAGGACCTACCGCTACTTCTTTCCCTGCGCGGACCTGGACGTGGCCCTCATGCACGCTGCCGCCCAGAGGTATGTGGGGACACATGATTTCCGTAACCTGTGTAAAATGGACGTGGCCAACGGTGTGATCAACTTCCAGAGAACAATTCTCAGTGCCCAGGTGATGTGGGTGGACAGGGGAGCTGAAACTGGGCTGCGGGACCCTTTTCGACTATGCCAGTTTGAGGTGACAGGACAAGCATTCCTCTACCACCAAGTGCGCTGCATGATGGCCATCCTTTTCCTGATCGGACAGAGGATGGAGAGCCCAGAAATCATTGACGAGCTGCTGGATGTAGAGAAGAACCCCCGAAAACCACAGTACAG CATGGCCGTGGAGTTTCCCCTGGTCCTGTATGACTGTGAGTTTGAGAACATTCAGTGGATCTATGACCGGGAGGTACAGGAGTTCAATGTTacccacctgcagcagctctgggccAGCCACGCAGTCAAAACTCAAGTGCTGCATAACATGTTACAAGGCCTGGATGCTGCTccagtggctgcagggaaag GACCAGGGGATGTCACTGCTACTGTCCTTTGGGGAGATCTGAAACCTCCAGTGCAAAACCAGGCCAGCAGCTTCATGGAAGGCGTCAAAGCCCGTACATACAAGCCCTTACTGGAGCGGCCCAAGTGCGAGGGGCTGGAGTCCCGCATCCAGCACTGCCTGCGGAGGGGCCGCAGCCAGGCTGCTGAGCGGGCTGCCAAGCGGCTCTGCACCACGGGAGGCCCGGAGCTCGCCTCACCAACCAGTGACTCCTGA
- the PUS3 gene encoding tRNA pseudouridine(38/39) synthase isoform X2, with product MNIPFREHSRGGRGGSRRAGASGSAAPAPAPAPAPIAAAVQDLRSYQLLIKTPRDALTMADGSGATDREQLLKRVQDLEEEVKRLQEKLFEGKESTVAKDTVSASRKHRKQQQRPFDFSAYSRRHVALKIAYLGWGYQGFASQENTSNTIEEKLFEALKKTRLVDDRQTSNYHRCGRTDKGVSAFGQVISLDLRSNLSEGKKLNGCKGNSEGKNSKSEEELCYTHILNRVLPPDIRVLAWSPVEPDFSARFSCLRRTYRYFFPCADLDVALMHAAAQRYVGTHDFRNLCKMDVANGVINFQRTILSAQVMWVDRGAETGLRDPFRLCQFEVTGQAFLYHQVRCMMAILFLIGQRMESPEIIDELLDVEKNPRKPQYSMAVEFPLVLYDCEFENIQWIYDREVQEFNVTHLQQLWASHAVKTQVLHNMLQGLDAAPVAAGKGPGDVTATVLWGDLKPPVQNQASSFMEGVKARTYKPLLERPKCEGLESRIQHCLRRGRSQAAERAAKRLCTTGGPELASPTSDS from the exons ATGAATATTCCATTTCGTGAACATTCACGAGGCGGGAGGGGCGGCTCACGCCGGGCGGGCGCTTCCGGGTcagcggcaccggcaccggcaccggcaccggcaccgatAGCGGCAGCAGTGCAG GACCTGAGGAGCTACCAGCTACTGATTAAAACTCCAAGGGACGCACTCACTATGGCAGATGGGAGTGGGGCTACTGATCGAGAGCAGCTCCTGAAGAGGGTGCAGGacttggaggaggaggtgaagcGACTGCAGGAAAAGCTGTTTGAGGGCAAGGAGAGCACTGTGGCAAAAGACACTGTTTCAGCCTCCAGGAAAcacaggaagcagcagcagcgaccATTTGATTTCAGCGCCTACAGCCGCAGGCACGTGGCACTGAAGATTGCTTACCTCGGCTGGGGGTACCAAGGCTTTGCCAGCCAGGAGAACACCAGCAACACAATTGAAGAGAAGTTGTTCGAAGCCTTGAAGAAGACGCGTCTGGTAGATGACAGACAGACCTCCAACTATCACCGCTGTGGGCGGACAGACAAAGGAGTCAGTGCCTTTGGGCAG GTGATTTCCCTAGATCTCCGCTCAAACCTGTCAGAGGGGAAGAAACTAAATGGTTGCAAGGGTAActcagaagggaaaaacagtAAATCAGAGGAAGAGCTCTGCTACACCCATATTCTGAACAGGGTGCTCCCACCAGATATCCGTGTGCTGGCCTGGTCCCCTGTGGAGCCTGACTTCAGCGCGCGGTTCAGCTGCCTCAGGAGGACCTACCGCTACTTCTTTCCCTGCGCGGACCTGGACGTGGCCCTCATGCACGCTGCCGCCCAGAGGTATGTGGGGACACATGATTTCCGTAACCTGTGTAAAATGGACGTGGCCAACGGTGTGATCAACTTCCAGAGAACAATTCTCAGTGCCCAGGTGATGTGGGTGGACAGGGGAGCTGAAACTGGGCTGCGGGACCCTTTTCGACTATGCCAGTTTGAGGTGACAGGACAAGCATTCCTCTACCACCAAGTGCGCTGCATGATGGCCATCCTTTTCCTGATCGGACAGAGGATGGAGAGCCCAGAAATCATTGACGAGCTGCTGGATGTAGAGAAGAACCCCCGAAAACCACAGTACAG CATGGCCGTGGAGTTTCCCCTGGTCCTGTATGACTGTGAGTTTGAGAACATTCAGTGGATCTATGACCGGGAGGTACAGGAGTTCAATGTTacccacctgcagcagctctgggccAGCCACGCAGTCAAAACTCAAGTGCTGCATAACATGTTACAAGGCCTGGATGCTGCTccagtggctgcagggaaag GACCAGGGGATGTCACTGCTACTGTCCTTTGGGGAGATCTGAAACCTCCAGTGCAAAACCAGGCCAGCAGCTTCATGGAAGGCGTCAAAGCCCGTACATACAAGCCCTTACTGGAGCGGCCCAAGTGCGAGGGGCTGGAGTCCCGCATCCAGCACTGCCTGCGGAGGGGCCGCAGCCAGGCTGCTGAGCGGGCTGCCAAGCGGCTCTGCACCACGGGAGGCCCGGAGCTCGCCTCACCAACCAGTGACTCCTGA